The Thermodesulfovibrionales bacterium DNA window CGAAATCAACAGCCCTGCGATGAGAGCGGGTCTGCGTGAAGGTGATGTCATTATCGGTTTTGGCAATCAGCCGGTCGCCGGGATCGATGAGCTCCACAAGCTGCTGACTGAGGAGACCGTGGGGAAGAGCTTTCCCGTTACTCTTATCAGGCGGACCGAAAAAATCGTCCTTGATATCATTCCTGAAGAAAGCGGCTCCCGGTCACAGAATTAACGGGGACCGTCTTTCATCCTCACCCCCTTGTGATCAATCCGGGTAAGCTGCACCGTTCACTGACAAACATATTTTACCTTCGAAAGCACACTGCACATCCTTGTTGTGATGTACACCGATTAACTCCCGCTGGGTGATTTTCACGTGACGCAAGATTTCCGATCCAAATACGCATCCCTATCGTTAATTATGCCTTGCGATGTCCATCCAGTACGCTTCTTTCTTGTCGCGAGCCGTTAGCTGAAGGTTTCTTCTCGCATTAAGCACCGCTTTCATCTGCGGCGAATTCTCTGATGGCACAGTGAGATATTATCAGACTGATGCTCTTGGAAGTGTGATTGCTTTGACAGATGAAACAGGAGCGGTTAGAACCCCGTATTCTTATGACCCATTCGGAAATGTGACCATTAACGGCGAAGCAAGTGACAATCCTTTTCAATACACCGAAAGAGAGAACGATGGAACAGGGCTCTATTATTACAGGGCACGATATTACAGTCCTGAGTTGCAAAGGTTCATCAGCGACGACCCAATAGATACGGCGGGCGCAATAAACAAATACGTTTACACTTCCAATAACCCGGTGAACTTTGCCGATCCACTTGGATTAGAGGAATGCGGTGCTCGTTTCAGGGTAAAATGGTTTTTCTCATTCGAGAAACGTGGGCGTCTCTAACAATCTGAGCGTTGCGGCATCTCGCTCTCCGTGGCAGTACCTGTCAAGGACGAAGGAAAACACAGAACCTGAGCCTGCTACCTTCTCAAACAGCGTCATCGATGACTTAAACTTCAAGTCATCAGGATGGCCCAAGATTTCTGAAATTGATCTGCCCGTGAGAGCTAGTACCGCCTCGGTGCATTCCAACAGCCTTTTGCCGAGAACGGGATGGTTCAGATACTGTCGGGCTTCTTCTAAGCTCTTGACTGAGTAATGCTTCGCCGTTGGACTGTATCCCAATCCATCTATCTGCGGAAATATGAACCACATCCAGTGAGTTTGCTTCTCACCAGCCCTAAGCTCAGCGAGTGCTCTCTCGTAGACGCCTCCCTGAGCGCTGAGAAACCGATTCAGATCATAAGGGTCGTCAGGGCTCATATCATAGAGCTCGGCGCAGCATGTCTTGTGCGTTGGCTTCGGTACAGAGTCTTTCCCCGGATGACGCGAAGGTCCTCTCTTCCCTTGGGGGGTCCCCTTTCGGACCCCCCCACGCGGGTTAAAAGAGGACCTGCTGAAATCAGGCTTCGACACTCACATCAAGGCTCGATTCCCAGTAGCCATGGAGGTTGCAGCGCTGATTGGCGACCAGGGTAACCTTGCCGGAGGGTGCGGATTCCATTGGAAGGACCACCGTGAACGTTGCCTTTGGGCTCAGGTAGCCCTTGGGCTGGAAATCGATCCTGCCGGCAGGCTCATTTCCTATATTGAGTGCTATGAATTCGATCCAGTGTGTCGGCCCCATGGGATGCAGATTCTCGCCGACTCTCACCTCAACGGCAAAGGGTTCTCCGGCCTTCACCTTTGGCGGCGCTGTTATAAACGGGGCATGTGATTTTTCCAGGGGGGACTTCGTTGAAGGGTCCTTTGCCCTGTTAATCGTTTCGAAGAGACTCGGGTCCACCTTCGATGGAAAGTACTTCTCTGCAGCAAAAACCTCTCTTGCCACACCCAGAGCCACAGATCCTACAGCAGCGGTTTTCAGAAAAGACCTTCTGTCCATACTTCCTCCTTGCCTCTTGATGTCTCTGAACAGGCCCACGGCCCGTTTCCGGAAGCCCCCATCGGGCCGCCATCTTCCTGTCATCAGGGTATCACAGGGAAGGCAGCTTGGCAATATGGAGGTCATCGGAGGCAAGTGCGCAGGAGAACGATCAGCTCCTGTCGTTGGGGCCTCTGAATCTTTCCAGAGGCGGTTCATAATACTGCTCACCGCCAGCGTATATTCTGAATCGACTGAGGCTTTGACATGTACCGAAGGTTATTATGCGAGCTTCTCAAACATTTCTTTCACCTTCAGTCTTTTCTCCCTCAGGACAGTAATGAGTTCATCAGCTCCCTTCATCTCCATCAGTTCCGAAGCCATAAGCGCAACCATCGAACCTTCTTTCAGGACAGGTTCATTGACCAGTCTGAGGAAGCTCTCGAGGGTACGAAAAAAGACATAGGCATCCCTCATAACATGAGCTGTCATCTTGTCTATGACGCCGTATTTCCAGAGCCTTCCTATTCCGTCAAGCGTTCCCTGCACGAGGAGGCGATCATGCCGTCGGACGTTCTTCAACTGGAGATACTGGACAGTGAATTCGAGTTCCTCCAGACCGCCGGGGCCGAGCTTTATATCATATCCTTCGGCCTCTTTCGAGATCTCTCTCTCGATCCGCTCCCGCATCGCCCTGACGTCCTGAACGGCGACCTGCTCACCCTTTTCTGTGAGGACTCTCTTCTTCACCGCCATAAATCCGTATCCAGCTGCCCTGTCTCCTGCCAGAGGCCTTGCCTTCAGCAGGGCCTGAAACTCCCAGAAGTGAGCGGCCCTCAGGTAGTAATCCCTGAAGGCCTCGACTGTCAAAACGAGAGGGCCCTTTGAACCTTCGGGCCTGAGGCGGGTATCCACACTGTAAGCCGTGCCGTCCTGCGTGTAAGAGATCAGGAGCCTGATGAGCCTCTCGGCCGTCTTTATGGCGCTGTCGGTCACTGAATCGTCGCAAACAAATATGAGATCAAGGTCCGAGGCGAAGGTAAGTTCCCTGCCGCCTGACTTCCCAAGGCCGACTACCGCGAGATTATCGGAAGGACCGAGGGCGGCCATGCAGTGAGACACGATTGCATCGGCAGTCTTGGAGAGCTCCTTCATTAAGCGGATGACATCGATCTTCCTATCCAGGAAGAGAATCCCGAGCCTGATCTCTTCCATCTGTTTGAATATCCGTATCGCTTCGGCGATCTGCTGACCCGCTGAAGTAATTCCCTTCAGCTCCTCTTTCAGCGAGGCAAGGGTCTTTCTCGGGAAGATCTCATGCCCGAGGAGTTCGAGATACTCACGTCTCTTCATGATGGTCTTCGCCAGGTATTCGCTCTGTGAGAAGAGCCGTATGAGGATCGGGATGAGTCTCTCGTTCTTCGCGAAGAGGTCGAGATAGGACTCTTCCGAAGAGAGGATCGTCACGAAGGACTCGAGATTGTTGACAGCGGTATCAGGGTTCCTGGTCCTCAGTGCCTCCCGGAGAAAGGCCGGCAGGACAGCGCTGAGGAGCCTCTGTCCCCTGAGAGTCTGAAACGAGCGTGTGCTGTCCCTGATGTGATGAATGTTCCGTATTACTCTTCCCACATCCTTAATCGAATAATCTGTAAGGAGGTTCCTGAATTCACCATCCGACAGTTCCTCGGACAGGAGGAGTGATGTCTTATGATCTTCTCTCGGCGCCGCTCTTCTCTCGATAAAGAGTGAGTCATAGATCCTCCTCACCATGCTCCGCCTCTTGTCCAGTTCACTGAAAAACGTCTCGGTATCGGGAAATCCCATCTTCCTGCTCAGCGCAAGACGCTCCTGATCTCCCGAAGGGAGTGAATGGGTCTGGAGGTCATTGACTTGCTGGAGACGGTGCTCGAGCCTTCTGAGGAGGAGGTAATTATCAGAGAGAATGGAATAGTCTTCATAACCCACGAGGTTTTTCTGGAGGAGCTGGTAGAGGCCCTTGATCGTGCTTCTTTCGCGGAGGAGAGGCTCCTTCCCTCCGTAGATCAGCTGGAGAGCGTGGACGAAGAATTCTATCTCGCGTATCCCGCCGCGACCCCTCTTGATATCGTCCTTCTTGAAAGTTTCGTCGATCTTCGACTTCATCTTCCGTATCTCTTCGATGGCGGTAAAATCGAGATATTTCCTGTAAACAAAGGGCTTTACCATTTCGAGAAAAGCCTTGCCGAGATCCATGTCGCCTGCGATCGGCCGCGCCCGCAGAAGGACCGCCCTTTCCCAGGCCCTCCCCCAGGACTCATAATAGGTCTCGTACGCTGAGAGAGAAATCGCCAGGTTTCCCCGTTGTCCTTCCGGTCTCAGCCTGAGATCAACGCGATATCCAAACCCCTCTTCCGTCGTGGCTGAGAGGAACTTGTTCAGGGCCTCTCCGAGTTTGCAGTAATACTCATGATTGCCTATCCTGTTTTTCACGGTCCGCTGAGGTGTCATCACCCCGCTCGTTTCGCCCTCTTCTTCCTTATATACATAGAGAAGATCGATATCGGAGCTGAAGTTCAGCTCGCGGGAGCCGAGTTTCCCTACGGCAAGGACCGTAAAAGACCAGTCCTCAGGCTCTCCGTATATCTCCCGTATCTGAGACCTCACGATCTGTAGCGACTCTTCGACGATGATCTCGGCGAGAAGACTCAACTCGGACATGCTCTCCGCAATATCAGCCATGCCCAAGATATCCCTGAGTGTTATATCGAGGAGGCTCTTCTTCTTGAGAAAGCGGACCATGCTCATGAGCCGTTCCTTAGGCTGAAGCAATGCTTCGTCGCCGATCCGCTTCACCGAGGTGCGGACTTCATTCTCGTCAAGAGGCAGATGAACTTTGCTTACGGCTTCAAAGAGGATTTCAGGGTTCGCTATCGAAAAAGTGGCGAGGAACTGGCTGATACTGAAGAGAAGGGAAACCGGCTTTATTTCTGTCCTGAGAAGATCGACGGAGGCAGGGTTTGCTTCGCAAAAGGCCTCGAGGTTCTTCAGTGCCCTCTCAGGGCAGGGGGTTGCTGATGCAGCGTCTCGAAGGTTGACAGGAGGTTCATGGTCCATGGTTCACGACGTGGATACGAAGGAAGTCATAGATAATGTCCCATCACTGTCATTCCCGCTTGTCGGGAATCCTTCTTCGAAGAAAGATTGCGAACAAGACGCAATGACAGAACTGAGTGGTCGATGGGGCTTTACTCATGGCGGTTTTTGTAATCGGGTTTTTCGATCATGTGCGGTGCGCCTCGTATCAGACTTCACCGTCTCTCTGTTTCCCACAGTCTCGGATCGATGGCATCCCTGATCCCTTCGCCTAGAAGGTTATAGCCGAGCACCGTGATCAGGATGGCAAGTCCCGGAAAAACCGAGAGCCACCAGGCGATCTCGATGTTGTCTTTTCCCAGAGTGAGAATATTCCCCCAACTCGGCGTCGGCGGCTGGACACCGATACCGAGGAAGCTGAGAGCTGATTCGACGAGTACTGCCCCAGCTACGCCAAGAACGGCCGAAACAAGCACCGGCGCCATGCTATTGATCATCATATGCCGGAAGATGATCCTTAGGTCTCCCGCCCCCACCGCCCTGGCCGCCAGGACAAACTCTCTCTCCTTCAGGGAGAGAAATTCCGCCCTGACAAGGCGGGCCACTCCCATCCATGACGTAAGCCCTATGACGATCATGATATTCCATATGCTCGATCCCACAAAGGCTATAACCGCAAGGATGAGGAAGAACGTCGGGATGGCGAGCATAATGTCGATGAACCTCATGATGATCCGATCTGTCCATCCTCCGTAATACCCGGAAGCGGCTCCAAGTATCACTCCAATAACGGTCGCGATCCCGACTGCTACGAAACCGACGGCAAGGGATATGCGTGAACCCCAGATCATCCTACTCAGCACGTCTCTTCCCAGATCGTCAGTACCTAGGAGATGATGTATGTCCGGAGGGTCAAGGACGTGTTTACTATCGATGTCATGAGCATTGTAGGGCGCAATGAGGGGTGCAAGTGTTGCGACGAAAAAGAGGAGCGATACAATGATTCCCCCGGCAAGAGCAAGCTTGTTTCTCTTGAAGCGAACCCAGAAGATGCCGATGAAACTCGAAGTTCCCACAGCCTACCTCCCCCGTATCCTCGGGTCTGCATACATGTATCCTATGTCTGCCAGCAGATTTCCAACAAGTGTCAATATAGCACCCATTGTCAGAATACCCATAACAGTGGGATAGTCCCTTGTCATGACGCTCATGTAAAACAGTTGTCCCATGCCGGGGATGCCAAAGATATTCTCGAAAATAACGCTCCCACCTATGAGGCCCGGGACCGAAAGCCCGAGCAGCGTGATAATAGGAAGCAGGGCATTGCGAAGGGCATGCCGGTAAATGACAATTCTTTCGGGAAGACCCTTTGCCCTTGCCACTGTCACATAATCCTGCCTAATCACCTCGAGCATGCTGCTTCTCATGAATCTTGAATCATAGGCAAGTCCCGAGAAGGCCGAGACAAAAATAGGAAGGGTGAGATGCTTCGCCACATCCCAGATCTTGCCGGCAAACGAAAGCGAATCAAAATTCATAGACTTCAGTTGAGAGATCGGAAGCCAGTGGAGCTGAACGCCGAAGAGCATCATGAGGAGAAGGGCGAACCAAAAGGATGGCATTGCAAAACCTAGGAAAACCGTTGTTGTCATTATCTTGTCATAGCGGGAATTCCGACGGGTTGCAGAAGAGATTCCTATCGGTATCGCAATGGCCAT harbors:
- the glnE gene encoding bifunctional [glutamate--ammonia ligase]-adenylyl-L-tyrosine phosphorylase/[glutamate--ammonia-ligase] adenylyltransferase encodes the protein MDHEPPVNLRDAASATPCPERALKNLEAFCEANPASVDLLRTEIKPVSLLFSISQFLATFSIANPEILFEAVSKVHLPLDENEVRTSVKRIGDEALLQPKERLMSMVRFLKKKSLLDITLRDILGMADIAESMSELSLLAEIIVEESLQIVRSQIREIYGEPEDWSFTVLAVGKLGSRELNFSSDIDLLYVYKEEEGETSGVMTPQRTVKNRIGNHEYYCKLGEALNKFLSATTEEGFGYRVDLRLRPEGQRGNLAISLSAYETYYESWGRAWERAVLLRARPIAGDMDLGKAFLEMVKPFVYRKYLDFTAIEEIRKMKSKIDETFKKDDIKRGRGGIREIEFFVHALQLIYGGKEPLLRERSTIKGLYQLLQKNLVGYEDYSILSDNYLLLRRLEHRLQQVNDLQTHSLPSGDQERLALSRKMGFPDTETFFSELDKRRSMVRRIYDSLFIERRAAPREDHKTSLLLSEELSDGEFRNLLTDYSIKDVGRVIRNIHHIRDSTRSFQTLRGQRLLSAVLPAFLREALRTRNPDTAVNNLESFVTILSSEESYLDLFAKNERLIPILIRLFSQSEYLAKTIMKRREYLELLGHEIFPRKTLASLKEELKGITSAGQQIAEAIRIFKQMEEIRLGILFLDRKIDVIRLMKELSKTADAIVSHCMAALGPSDNLAVVGLGKSGGRELTFASDLDLIFVCDDSVTDSAIKTAERLIRLLISYTQDGTAYSVDTRLRPEGSKGPLVLTVEAFRDYYLRAAHFWEFQALLKARPLAGDRAAGYGFMAVKKRVLTEKGEQVAVQDVRAMRERIEREISKEAEGYDIKLGPGGLEELEFTVQYLQLKNVRRHDRLLVQGTLDGIGRLWKYGVIDKMTAHVMRDAYVFFRTLESFLRLVNEPVLKEGSMVALMASELMEMKGADELITVLREKRLKVKEMFEKLA
- a CDS encoding ABC transporter permease — translated: MPAYLIKRLFEMVPTLFGITLVSFFIIHLAPGKPTDIFTELNPKITPEAREKLEKYYGLDKPIIVQYGIWLKRVVKFDFGESFSADHRPVMQKIWDGKRPLIERRLFVTFMINLMSLVIIMAIAIPIGISSATRRNSRYDKIMTTTVFLGFAMPSFWFALLLMMLFGVQLHWLPISQLKSMNFDSLSFAGKIWDVAKHLTLPIFVSAFSGLAYDSRFMRSSMLEVIRQDYVTVARAKGLPERIVIYRHALRNALLPIITLLGLSVPGLIGGSVIFENIFGIPGMGQLFYMSVMTRDYPTVMGILTMGAILTLVGNLLADIGYMYADPRIRGR
- a CDS encoding ABC transporter permease, translated to MGTSSFIGIFWVRFKRNKLALAGGIIVSLLFFVATLAPLIAPYNAHDIDSKHVLDPPDIHHLLGTDDLGRDVLSRMIWGSRISLAVGFVAVGIATVIGVILGAASGYYGGWTDRIIMRFIDIMLAIPTFFLILAVIAFVGSSIWNIMIVIGLTSWMGVARLVRAEFLSLKEREFVLAARAVGAGDLRIIFRHMMINSMAPVLVSAVLGVAGAVLVESALSFLGIGVQPPTPSWGNILTLGKDNIEIAWWLSVFPGLAILITVLGYNLLGEGIRDAIDPRLWETERR
- a CDS encoding RHS repeat-associated core domain-containing protein encodes the protein MRYYQTDALGSVIALTDETGAVRTPYSYDPFGNVTINGEASDNPFQYTERENDGTGLYYYRARYYSPELQRFISDDPIDTAGAINKYVYTSNNPVNFADPLGLEECGARFRVKWFFSFEKRGRL
- a CDS encoding PDZ domain-containing protein — its product is EINSPAMRAGLREGDVIIGFGNQPVAGIDELHKLLTEETVGKSFPVTLIRRTEKIVLDIIPEESGSRSQN
- a CDS encoding DUF1810 domain-containing protein, with translation MSPDDPYDLNRFLSAQGGVYERALAELRAGEKQTHWMWFIFPQIDGLGYSPTAKHYSVKSLEEARQYLNHPVLGKRLLECTEAVLALTGRSISEILGHPDDLKFKSSMTLFEKVAGSGSVFSFVLDRYCHGERDAATLRLLETPTFLE
- a CDS encoding class II SORL domain-containing protein, whose translation is MDRRSFLKTAAVGSVALGVAREVFAAEKYFPSKVDPSLFETINRAKDPSTKSPLEKSHAPFITAPPKVKAGEPFAVEVRVGENLHPMGPTHWIEFIALNIGNEPAGRIDFQPKGYLSPKATFTVVLPMESAPSGKVTLVANQRCNLHGYWESSLDVSVEA